A window of Rhododendron vialii isolate Sample 1 chromosome 13a, ASM3025357v1 contains these coding sequences:
- the LOC131314942 gene encoding cell division cycle protein 48 homolog has protein sequence MSHPAESSDSKGASKKDFSTAILERKKSPNRLIVDEAVNDDNSVVAMHPNTMEKLQLFRGDTILIKGKKRKDTVCIALADETCEEPKIRMNKVVRANLRVRLADVVSVHQCPDVKYGKRVHILPLDDTIEGITGDLFDAYLKPYFMEAYRPVRKGDNFLVRGGMRSVEFKVIETDPGEYCVVAPDTEIFCEGEPLRREDEDRLDEVGYDDVGGVRKQMAQIRELVELPLRHPQLFKSIGVKPPKGILLYGPPGSGKTLIARAVANETGAFFFCINGPEIMSKLAGESESNLRKAFEEAEKNAPSIIFIDELDSIAPKREKTHGEVERRIVSQLLTLMDGLKSRAHVIVMGATNRPNSIDPALRRFGRFDREIDIGVPDEVGRLEVLRIHTKNMKLSEDVDLERIAKDTHGYVGADLAALCTEAALQCIREKMDIIDLEDDSIDAEILNSMAVTNEHFHTALGTSNPSALRETVVEVPNVSWEDVGGLENVKRELQETVQYPVEHPEKFEKFGMSPSKGVLFYGPPGCGKTLLAKAIANECQANFISVKGPELLTMWFGESEANVREIFDKARQSAPCVLFFDELDSIATQRGSSVGDAGGAADRVLNQLLTEMDGMTAKKTVFIIGATNRPDIIDPALLRPGRLDQLIYIPLPDEDSRLQIFKSCLRKSPVSKDVDLRALAKYTQGFSGADITEICQRACKYAIRENIEKDIEKERRRGENPDSMDEDVDDEVTEIKAAHFEESMKYARRSVSDADIRKYQAFAQTLQQSRGFGTEFRFSETTGTGGATGSDPFATSAGGADEDDLYG, from the exons ATGTCTCACCCAGCTGAATCCTCCGACTC TAAAGGAGCGTCTAAGAAGGACTTCTCCACCGCAATCTTAGAGAGGAAGAAGTCGCCCAATCGGCTCATCGTCGATGAGGCCGTCAACGACGACAATTCCGTCGTCGCCATGCACCCTAACACTATGGAAAAGCTGCAGCTTTTTCGGGGTGACACGATCCTCATCaag GGGAAGAAACGCAAGGACACAGTCTGTATTGCCCTTGCTGATGAAACCTGTGAAGAGCCTAAGATCAGAATGAACAAGGTTGTCAGAGCCAATCTGAGGGTTAGACTTGCTGATGTTGTATCCGTGCACCAATGCCCAGATGTAAAGTATGGGAAACGTGTCCACATATTGCCACTGGATGATACCATTGAAGGCATTACTGGGGATCTGTTTGATGCCTACCTGAAAC CTTACTTCATGGAGGCATACCGCCCAGTGAGGAAAGGAGACAATTTCCTTGTTAGAGGAGGAATGAGGAGTGTAGAATTCAAGGTCATTGAGACTGATCCAGGAGAGTACTGCGTGGTTGCCCCCGACACAGAGATCTTTTGTGAGGGGGAGCCGTTGCGAAGGGAGGATGAGGATAGGTTGGATGAGGTTGGCTATGATGATGTAGGTGGCGTTAGGAAGCAGATGGCTCAGATTCGTGAATTGGTGGAGTTGCCATTACGCCATCCGCAACTTTTCAAATCTATTGGTGTGAAACCACCCAAAGGCATTTTACTCTATGGACCCCCTGGTTCCGGAAAGACATTGATAGCTAGGGCTGTCGCTAATGAGACTGGTGCTTTCTTCTTCTGTATAAATGGACCGGAAATCATGTCCAAATTAGCTGGAGAGAGTGAAAGCAATCTTAGGAAGGCATTTGAGGAGGCTGAGAAAAATGCCCCATCTATCATTTTCATCGATGAGCTTGATTCAATTGCtccaaagagagagaagacgCATGGTGAAGTCGAAAGGCGGATTGTTTCGCAGCTGTTGACCCTCATGGATGGACTGAAGTCTCGGGCCCATGTTATTGTGATGGGGGCCACGAATCGTCCGAACAGCATTGATCCTGCTTTGAGAAGGTTTGGTAGGTTTGATAGAGAGATAGACATTGGTGTTCCTGATGAAGTTGGACGCCTTGAAGTTCTTCGCATTCATACCAAGAACATGAAGCTCTCAGAAGAT GTCGACTTGGAAAGAATAGCTAAAGATACTCATGGCTATGTCGGTGCTGATCTTGCTGCTCTTTGCACTGAAGCTGCGCTTCAGTGCATCAGAGAAAAGATGGATATCATTGATTTGGAAGATGATTCTATTGATGCTGAAATACTGAATTCCATGGCCGTAACTAATGAGCATTTCCATACTGCTCTTGGAACAAGCAACCCATCTGCTTTGCGTGAAACG GTTGTTGAGGTGCCAAATGTCAGTTGGGAGGACGTTGGAGGGCTCGAAAATGTCAAGCGGGAGCTTCAAGAG ACTGTCCAATATCCCGTGGAGCATCCAGAGAAGTTCGAGAAATTCGGCATGTCACCTTCAAAAGGGGTTCTTTTCTATGGTCCCCCTGGATGTGGGAAAACTTTACTTGCTAAGGCAATTGCTAATGAATGTCAAGCCAATTTCATTAGTGTTAAGGGACCGGAACTTCTTACCATGTGGTTTGGTGAGAGTGAAGCCAATGTTCGAGAAATTTTTGACAAGGCCAGACAATCTGCACCATGTGTCCTCTTCTTTGACGAGCTTGACTCTATTGCTACTCAG AGGGGTAGCAGTGTTGGAGATGCAGGTGGTGCAGCTGATCGGGTTCTGAACCAACTCTTGACTGAAATGGATGGCATGACTGCAAAAAAGACTGTTTTCATAATTGGGGCCACCAACAGGCCTGATATCATTGACCCAGCACTCCTGCGGCCTGGCCGTCTTGATCAGCTAATTTATATACCTCTGCCTGATGAAGACTCGCGTCTGCAGATTTTCAAATCCTGCCTGAGAAAATCACCCGTGTCCAAGGACGTTGATTTGAGAGCCCTGGCCAAATATACTCAGGGTTTTAGTGGAGCTGACATTACAGAAATATGCCAGCGAGCGTGCAAGTATGCTATAAGAGAGAACATCGAGAAA GACATAGAGAAGGAGCGGAGGAGGGGGGAGAACCCCGACTCTATGGATGAGGACGTTGACGACGAGGTGACAGAGATTAAGGCTGCCCATTTTGAGGAGTCAATGAAATACGCGCGCAGGAGTGTGAGTGATGCTGACATACGCAAATACCAGGCCTTTGCTCAGACCTTGCAGCAATCTCGCGGTTTCGGAACGGAATTCAGGTTTTCTGAGACAACAGGAACCGGAGGAGCTACAGGATCTGACCCCTTCGCGACTTCTGCTGGTGGGGCCGATGAAGATGACCTCTATGGTTAG